One window of Triticum dicoccoides isolate Atlit2015 ecotype Zavitan chromosome 5A, WEW_v2.0, whole genome shotgun sequence genomic DNA carries:
- the LOC119302713 gene encoding tetratricopeptide repeat protein 1-like, which yields MVVIELEPEHEGEETTRPSSPPEFVEAPDPRRAEVDEEAFEDALTDEQLREKARSQANDAKAEGNKHFAAGQYEDALSQYEIALQIAAELESSEDISSACHSNRAVCFLKLGKYDETIKECTKALELNPSYLKALLRRGEAHEKLENYDDAIADMKKIIELDPSNQQAKKSLFRLEPLAAEKKEKMKEEMIAKLKDLGNSVLGRFGMSVDNFKAVKDPNTGSYSVSFQK from the exons ATGGTGGTGATCGAGCTCGAGCCGGAGCACGAGGGCGAGGAGACGACACGCCCCTCCTCGCCGCCGGAGTTCGTGGAAGCCCCGGACCCGAGGAGGGCGGAGGTGGACGAGGAGGCCTTCGAGGACGCGCTCACCGACGAGCAGCTGCGGGAG AAAGCTAGAAGCCAAGCAAACGATGCAAAAGCAGAAGGAAACAAGCATTTTGCAGCTGGACAGTACGAGGATGCATTATCACAATATGAAATTGCACTGCAAATTGCTGCTGAACTGGAATCTTCTGAAGACATATCCTCTGCATGCCATTCAAATCGTGCTGTATGTTTCTTGAAATTG GGGAAATATGATGAAACAATTAAGGAGTGCACCAAAGCGCTTGAGCTGAATCCTTCATATTTGAAAGCTCTGCTTCGGAGGGGAGAAGCACATGAAAAGCTTGAAAACTATGATGACGCTATTGCTG ATATGAAAAAAATCATTGAGCTAGATCCTTCAAATCAACAGGCTAAGAAATCATTGTTCCGACTTGAGCCACTGGCAGCAGAGAAAAAGGAAAAGATGAAGGAGGAAATGATTG CAAAGCTGAAAGATCTGGGCAACTCGGTGCTGGGGCGGTTTGGGATGAGCGTGGACAATTTCAAAGCTGTCAAGGATCCAAACACTGGCTCGTACTCCGTTTCTTTCCAGAAGTAG